Proteins from one Balaenoptera musculus isolate JJ_BM4_2016_0621 chromosome 7, mBalMus1.pri.v3, whole genome shotgun sequence genomic window:
- the LOC118898183 gene encoding small nuclear ribonucleoprotein E-like has translation MAYRGQGQKVQKMMVQPINLIFRYLQNISRIQVWLYEQVNMWIQGCITGFDEYMKLVLDDAEEIYSKTKSRKQLGRIMLKGDNIILLQSVSN, from the coding sequence ATGGCGTACCGGGGCCAGGGCCAGAAGGTGCAAAAGATGATGGTGCAGCCCATCAATCTCATCTTCAGATACTTGCAAAATATATCTCGGATTCAGGTGTGGCTTTATGAGCAAGTGAATATGTGGATACAGGGCTGTATCACTGGTTTTGATGAGTATATGAAACTCGTATTAGATGATGCAGAAGAGATTTATTctaaaacaaagtcaagaaaacaacTGGGTCGGATCATGCTAAAAGGAGATAACATTATTCTGCTCCAAAGTGTCTCCAACTAG